AGATGGCGCGGACGTGCCTCGACGCGGGCTGGGTGTTGAGCCTGTCGGGCACCGTGAGCTTCAAGAACGCTCGTGACCTGCAGGAAGCCGCCCGCCTGATCCCGCAGGGCCAGATGCTCGTCGAGACCGACGCCCCGTTCCTCACGCCGCACCCGTTCCGAGGGGCGCCCAACGAGCCGTACTGTCTGCCCTACACTGTCCGTGCACTGGCGGCGTTGCTGGATCGCCCTGCCGAGGAGCTCGCCGCCGAGACCGCGGCCACCGCCGAACGCGTGTACGGGCTTCGCGACAGTTGCCGCTTCTAGACCGATTCGTTACCGTCTTGTGATCAAAGACTCGGCCGGCATGGTTTCGCAGGCCTGCAAGACCCGAGAAACACGAGGACCACACGACAGCCGTGGAAGCGCTCAACAAACTTCATGAATCCCGCTCGCCGTTGCTTCGAGGAGTCGTGGGTGCCTTTCTGGTCTCCCTGACGGTTGCCGGGGGCTACGCCGTCGCCTCCCACAAGACCGTGACCCTCTCGGTGGACGGCACCCCCATGACCGTCACCACCATGAAATCCCGCGTGATCGACGTCGTCGAGGAGAACGGGTTCGACGTCTCCGATCGTGATGATCTTTTCCCCGCGGCAGCCGAGACCGTGCACGAGTCCGACACCATCGTGCTGCGCCGCAGCCGCCCCATCGAGGTGTCGCTCGACGGCGAGGGCAGCAAGCAGGTGTGGACCACGGCGTCCACCGTGGACGAGGCGCTCGCCCAGCTCCGGATGACGGACAAGGCCCCGGCTGCGGCCTCCCGCGGCAGCCGTGTCCCACTGGCCGGGATGGCCCTGCCGGTCGTCAGCCCCAAGACCGTGCAGATCGACGACGGCGGCAAGGTGTCGACGGTGCACCTCGCGGCCCCGAATGTGGCAGGCCTGCTCAAGGCCGCAGGCGTTCCGCTGGAGCAGAACGACACCGTGGTTCCGGCCGCGTCGTCCCCGGTCGTCGACGGCATGCAGATCCAGGTCACCCGCATGCGTATCGAGAAGGTGACCGAGCGTGTCCCGCTCGCGCCGGGCAACGAGCGCATCGAGGACCCGACGATGAACATGAGCAGGCAGGTCGTCGAGGATCCGGGCGCCCCCGGTCTGCAGGACGTCACTTTCGCCATTGCGAAGGTAAATGGCGTGGAAACCGGTCGGCTGCCGGTAGCCAATCGCGTAATTGAACCCGCACGGAATGGTGTCCTCCGTGTCGGGGCAAAGCCGGGAACGGAAGTTCCGCCGGTTTCCAATGGCCCCACCTGGGATGCCCTCGCTCAATGTGAAGCGGGAGGTAACTGGGCCATTAACACCGGTAACGGTTTTTTTGGCGGCGTGCAATTCGATCAGAACACCTGGGAAAGAAACGGCGGTCTGCGGTATGCTCCGAGGGCCGACTTGGCGACCAGAGAAGAACAAATTGCGATTGCTGC
This genomic window from Mycolicibacterium goodii contains:
- a CDS encoding resuscitation-promoting factor; this encodes MEALNKLHESRSPLLRGVVGAFLVSLTVAGGYAVASHKTVTLSVDGTPMTVTTMKSRVIDVVEENGFDVSDRDDLFPAAAETVHESDTIVLRRSRPIEVSLDGEGSKQVWTTASTVDEALAQLRMTDKAPAAASRGSRVPLAGMALPVVSPKTVQIDDGGKVSTVHLAAPNVAGLLKAAGVPLEQNDTVVPAASSPVVDGMQIQVTRMRIEKVTERVPLAPGNERIEDPTMNMSRQVVEDPGAPGLQDVTFAIAKVNGVETGRLPVANRVIEPARNGVLRVGAKPGTEVPPVSNGPTWDALAQCEAGGNWAINTGNGFFGGVQFDQNTWERNGGLRYAPRADLATREEQIAIAAVTQSRQGWGAWPVCSGRIGAR